In a single window of the Magnolia sinica isolate HGM2019 chromosome 7, MsV1, whole genome shotgun sequence genome:
- the LOC131251528 gene encoding putative disease resistance protein RGA3 isoform X1 — translation MGRRLKNVRERLNSVCSEKSNFHLEESIDSKMEMVERKTSSLVDETEIIGRTPDKERIIRWLLNDINHVSNDIPVISIIGLGGVGKTALAQLIYNDQRVIGHFSKMMWVHVSDNFNETKICNAIIEAVEGRPPDFLEWQMVQNHLRNVLKGEQYFLVLDDIWNEDEDKWDKLRLPLKDGDIGSRILITTRNETVVKTMRATKWHELAPLLESDSWSLFSHIAFRERKTEECAEFEEIGKEIARKCDRIPLILKRIANVLRFQRTKREWELVLESETWDFPNVTRGIVLDLQLSYENMPPYLKRCFAFCSVFPKDHVIERETLIKLWMAQGFLPEESAAMECIGDGYFYDLLGRSLFDAPITDSFGNIMHCKMMDIVHDFFQTVMRECYIMNKKFSKNIPLHVRHVSLKCSKKLSSIPGNLCKAKNLRTLLFIGWSRFTVLTVLPDDFFENFRCLRALDLSGTKCSHLPESLKKLKLLRYLNLSATEVASLPDFICGLYLLQTLKLNACGKLTELPKEMWKLARLRHLEIENTRKLQALPHWIGRLETSLRTLSKFIVGEGIECRIGELKNLNLLQGKLAIYHLERVLNEGDAKEAELMNKKHLRRLELYFVSRLKRLKKLPRDSRIMILEKIDEGVLEGLRPHTDLEELNISGYMGLKFPGWMEDASLSNLVNVTLRDCHDCIKLPALGTLPSLKYLTIVKMAKVEFISPEFYGKNDSGDVTGAAAAFPNLETLVLDGMYSLREWVGSEDGGMPSLLELRIANCPMLMKVPLFLHGKLWKVDIELPSKYWTSCISESVECLIVDGISGSLMSFRNNIEPYIRDIDMIHLPLSWNLKYLVIKNSPYFEFPVGIQKLPGLQILHVTDCLRLTHLPKELKDLRNLRQLKVKCCPNLEHWCKKYAEDDQQLAMSHIPNIWIGNREIKRDGQDIAGHASSTRSSGRMTHRA, via the exons ATGGGTCGTAGATTAAAAAATGTTAGAGAAAGGCTCAATTCTGTATGTAGTGAGAAGTCTAACTTTCATTTGGAAGAGAGCATAGATAGCAAGATGGAGATGGTGGAGAGAAAAACTAGTTCCTTGGTTGATGAAACGGAGATTATTGGTAGGACTCCAGATAAGGAAAGGATCATACGCTGGTTGTTAAATGATATTAATCATGTCAGTAATGACATTCCCGTCATTTCTATAATTGGTTTAGGGGGAGTAGGAAAGACTGCTCTCGCTCAATTAATATACAATGACCAGCGAGTTATTGGGCACTTctcgaaaatgatgtgggtccatgtttcagataattttaatgaGACTAAGATTTGTAATGCAATTATTGAAGCGGTGGAGGGTCGGCCTCCTGATTTCTTGGAATGGCAAATGGTGCAAAATCATCTACGGAATGTCTTGAAAGGAGAGCAATATTTTCTTGTGCTTGATGACATCTGGAATGAAGATGAAGACAAGTGGGATAAATTGAGGCTTCCTTTGAAAGATGGGGATATTGGAAGTAGAATTTTGATCACCACTCGCAATGAAACCGTCGTAAAAACTATGCGAGCTACGAAGTGGCATGAACTGGCACCCCTATTAGAAAGCGATTCTTGGTCATTGTTCAGTCACATTGCTTTTCGGGAAAGAAAAACAGAGGAATGTGCAGAGTTTGAAGAAATTGGCAAAGAAATTGCAAGAAAGTGTGACAGAATACCTCTTATTTTAAAGAGAATAGCAAATGTGTTGCGTTTCCAGAGGACGAAAAGGGAGTGGGAGCTTGTGTTGGAGAGCGAAACATGGGATTTTCCAAATGTTACGAGAGGCATTGTACTAGACCTTCAATTAAGCTATGAAAATATGCCCCCATACTTGAAGCGTTGCTTTGCCTTTTGTTCTGTATTTCCAAAGGATCATGTTATAGAGAGGGAGACATTAATCAAGTTGTGGATGGCCCAGGGCTTTCTTCCAGAAGAAAGTGCAGCGATGGAATGTATAGGCGATGGGTATTTTTACGATTTACTAGGGCGATCCTTGTTTGATGCTCCAATTACAGATTCCTTTGGCAATATCATGCACTGTAAGATGATGGATATTGTTCATGACTTCTTCCAAACTGTCATGAGAGAATGCTATATCATGAACAAGAAATTTTCCAAAAACATCCCCCTGCATGTGCGCCATGTCTCATTGAAATGCAGTAAAAAGTTATCTTCAATTCCGGGAAACTTGTGCAAAGCCAAGAATCTGCGCACGCTCCTGTTCATTGGGTGGTCAAGATTCACTGTGCTCACTGTGCTGCCtgatgatttttttgaaaatttcaggtgCCTCAGAGCATTAGATTTGAGTGGTACAAAATGTTCTCATCTTCCAGAGTCCTTGAAGAAGTTGAAACTTTTAAGATACCTTAACTTATCTGCCACTGAAGTTGCGTCGCTGCCTGATTTCATATGCGGACTATATTTGTTGCAAACCTTGAAACTTAATGCGTGCGGCAAACTGACTGAACTTCCCAAAGAGATGTGGAAACTTGCGAGGCTAAGACATCTGGAAATTGAAAATACCCGGAAATTGCAGGCTTTACCCCATTGGATTGGGAGATTAGAAACTTCCCTTAGAACATTGTCAAAGTTTATTGTTGGGGAAGGGATAGAATGCAGGATTGGGGAACTTAAAAACCTCAATCTCCTCCAAGGAAAGTTAGCAATATACCATTTGGAGAGGGTGTTAAATGAGGGTGACGCCAAGGAAGCAGAACTAATGAATAAGAAACACCTTCGCCGTTTGGAATTGTATTTTGTTTCCCGGCTCAAGAGACTGAAAAAATTGCCTCGAGATTCACGGATCATGATTTTGGAAAAGATCGATGAGGGCGTGTTGGAAGGCCTTCGGCCCCATACAGATCTAGAAGAGCTGAATATATCAGGTTACATGGGATTGAAATTCCCAGGATGGATGGAAGATGCATCGTTGTCCAACCTAGTTAATGTGACTCTTCGTGACTGCCATGACTGCATAAAACTACCAGCACTTGGGACACTACCATCCCTTAAATACCTTACCATAGTAAAAATGGCTAAGGTGGAATTCATCAGTCCGGAGTTCTACGGGAAGAACGATAGTGGAGATGTAACAGGTGCAGCTGCAGCATTCCCCAACTTGGAGACACTCGTTTTGGATGGAATGTATTCTTTGAGGGAGTGGGTTGGAAGTGAAGATGGAGGAATGCCTTCTCTCCTTGAACTACGTATTGCAAATTGCCCCATGTTAATGAAAGTGCCCTTATTCCTTCATGGTAAATTGTGGAAAGTAGATATTGAATTACCAAGCAAATACTGGACATCGTGCATTTCAGAATCTGTCGAGTGTTTGATTGTAGACGGCATCAGTGGCAGTCTTATGTCCTTCAGAAACAACATTGAGCCCTACATCAGAGACATCGATATGATCCACCTGCCGTTATCTTGGAACCTCAAGTACCTGGTGATTAAAAACTCACCATACTTTGAGTTTCCCGTTGGGATACAAAAACTCCCTGGGCTCCAGATACTCCACGTTACAGACTGCTTGAGACTGACACATCTGCCTAAAGAGCTCAAAGACCTCCGTAACCTTCGTCAACTGAAGGTCAAGTGCTGTCCGAATTTAGAACATTGGTGTAAAAAATATGCTGAGGACGATCAGCAACTAGCAATGTCACACATCCCTAATATCTGGATCGGTAACCGAGAGATCAAGCGAGATGGGCAAGATATCGCTGGACATGCAAG TTCCACGAGGAGCAGTGGCAGAATGACGCATCGGGCCTGA
- the LOC131251528 gene encoding putative disease resistance protein RGA3 isoform X2 — MGRRLKNVRERLNSVCSEKSNFHLEESIDSKMEMVERKTSSLVDETEIIGRTPDKERIIRWLLNDINHVSNDIPVISIIGLGGVGKTALAQLIYNDQRVIGHFSKMMWVHVSDNFNETKICNAIIEAVEGRPPDFLEWQMVQNHLRNVLKGEQYFLVLDDIWNEDEDKWDKLRLPLKDGDIGSRILITTRNETVVKTMRATKWHELAPLLESDSWSLFSHIAFRERKTEECAEFEEIGKEIARKCDRIPLILKRIANVLRFQRTKREWELVLESETWDFPNVTRGIVLDLQLSYENMPPYLKRCFAFCSVFPKDHVIERETLIKLWMAQGFLPEESAAMECIGDGYFYDLLGRSLFDAPITDSFGNIMHCKMMDIVHDFFQTVMRECYIMNKKFSKNIPLHVRHVSLKCSKKLSSIPGNLCKAKNLRTLLFIGWSRFTVLTVLPDDFFENFRCLRALDLSGTKCSHLPESLKKLKLLRYLNLSATEVASLPDFICGLYLLQTLKLNACGKLTELPKEMWKLARLRHLEIENTRKLQALPHWIGRLETSLRTLSKFIVGEGIECRIGELKNLNLLQGKLAIYHLERVLNEGDAKEAELMNKKHLRRLELYFVSRLKRLKKLPRDSRIMILEKIDEGVLEGLRPHTDLEELNISGYMGLKFPGWMEDASLSNLVNVTLRDCHDCIKLPALGTLPSLKYLTIVKMAKVEFISPEFYGKNDSGDVTGAAAAFPNLETLVLDGMYSLREWVGSEDGGMPSLLELRIANCPMLMKVPLFLHGKLWKVDIELPSKYWTSCISESVECLIVDGISGSLMSFRNNIEPYIRDIDMIHLPLSWNLKYLVIKNSPYFEFPVGIQKLPGLQILHVTDCLRLTHLPKELKDLRNLRQLKVKCCPNLEHWCKKYAEDDQQLAMSHIPNIWIGNREIKRDGQDIAGHARPFAVV, encoded by the exons ATGGGTCGTAGATTAAAAAATGTTAGAGAAAGGCTCAATTCTGTATGTAGTGAGAAGTCTAACTTTCATTTGGAAGAGAGCATAGATAGCAAGATGGAGATGGTGGAGAGAAAAACTAGTTCCTTGGTTGATGAAACGGAGATTATTGGTAGGACTCCAGATAAGGAAAGGATCATACGCTGGTTGTTAAATGATATTAATCATGTCAGTAATGACATTCCCGTCATTTCTATAATTGGTTTAGGGGGAGTAGGAAAGACTGCTCTCGCTCAATTAATATACAATGACCAGCGAGTTATTGGGCACTTctcgaaaatgatgtgggtccatgtttcagataattttaatgaGACTAAGATTTGTAATGCAATTATTGAAGCGGTGGAGGGTCGGCCTCCTGATTTCTTGGAATGGCAAATGGTGCAAAATCATCTACGGAATGTCTTGAAAGGAGAGCAATATTTTCTTGTGCTTGATGACATCTGGAATGAAGATGAAGACAAGTGGGATAAATTGAGGCTTCCTTTGAAAGATGGGGATATTGGAAGTAGAATTTTGATCACCACTCGCAATGAAACCGTCGTAAAAACTATGCGAGCTACGAAGTGGCATGAACTGGCACCCCTATTAGAAAGCGATTCTTGGTCATTGTTCAGTCACATTGCTTTTCGGGAAAGAAAAACAGAGGAATGTGCAGAGTTTGAAGAAATTGGCAAAGAAATTGCAAGAAAGTGTGACAGAATACCTCTTATTTTAAAGAGAATAGCAAATGTGTTGCGTTTCCAGAGGACGAAAAGGGAGTGGGAGCTTGTGTTGGAGAGCGAAACATGGGATTTTCCAAATGTTACGAGAGGCATTGTACTAGACCTTCAATTAAGCTATGAAAATATGCCCCCATACTTGAAGCGTTGCTTTGCCTTTTGTTCTGTATTTCCAAAGGATCATGTTATAGAGAGGGAGACATTAATCAAGTTGTGGATGGCCCAGGGCTTTCTTCCAGAAGAAAGTGCAGCGATGGAATGTATAGGCGATGGGTATTTTTACGATTTACTAGGGCGATCCTTGTTTGATGCTCCAATTACAGATTCCTTTGGCAATATCATGCACTGTAAGATGATGGATATTGTTCATGACTTCTTCCAAACTGTCATGAGAGAATGCTATATCATGAACAAGAAATTTTCCAAAAACATCCCCCTGCATGTGCGCCATGTCTCATTGAAATGCAGTAAAAAGTTATCTTCAATTCCGGGAAACTTGTGCAAAGCCAAGAATCTGCGCACGCTCCTGTTCATTGGGTGGTCAAGATTCACTGTGCTCACTGTGCTGCCtgatgatttttttgaaaatttcaggtgCCTCAGAGCATTAGATTTGAGTGGTACAAAATGTTCTCATCTTCCAGAGTCCTTGAAGAAGTTGAAACTTTTAAGATACCTTAACTTATCTGCCACTGAAGTTGCGTCGCTGCCTGATTTCATATGCGGACTATATTTGTTGCAAACCTTGAAACTTAATGCGTGCGGCAAACTGACTGAACTTCCCAAAGAGATGTGGAAACTTGCGAGGCTAAGACATCTGGAAATTGAAAATACCCGGAAATTGCAGGCTTTACCCCATTGGATTGGGAGATTAGAAACTTCCCTTAGAACATTGTCAAAGTTTATTGTTGGGGAAGGGATAGAATGCAGGATTGGGGAACTTAAAAACCTCAATCTCCTCCAAGGAAAGTTAGCAATATACCATTTGGAGAGGGTGTTAAATGAGGGTGACGCCAAGGAAGCAGAACTAATGAATAAGAAACACCTTCGCCGTTTGGAATTGTATTTTGTTTCCCGGCTCAAGAGACTGAAAAAATTGCCTCGAGATTCACGGATCATGATTTTGGAAAAGATCGATGAGGGCGTGTTGGAAGGCCTTCGGCCCCATACAGATCTAGAAGAGCTGAATATATCAGGTTACATGGGATTGAAATTCCCAGGATGGATGGAAGATGCATCGTTGTCCAACCTAGTTAATGTGACTCTTCGTGACTGCCATGACTGCATAAAACTACCAGCACTTGGGACACTACCATCCCTTAAATACCTTACCATAGTAAAAATGGCTAAGGTGGAATTCATCAGTCCGGAGTTCTACGGGAAGAACGATAGTGGAGATGTAACAGGTGCAGCTGCAGCATTCCCCAACTTGGAGACACTCGTTTTGGATGGAATGTATTCTTTGAGGGAGTGGGTTGGAAGTGAAGATGGAGGAATGCCTTCTCTCCTTGAACTACGTATTGCAAATTGCCCCATGTTAATGAAAGTGCCCTTATTCCTTCATGGTAAATTGTGGAAAGTAGATATTGAATTACCAAGCAAATACTGGACATCGTGCATTTCAGAATCTGTCGAGTGTTTGATTGTAGACGGCATCAGTGGCAGTCTTATGTCCTTCAGAAACAACATTGAGCCCTACATCAGAGACATCGATATGATCCACCTGCCGTTATCTTGGAACCTCAAGTACCTGGTGATTAAAAACTCACCATACTTTGAGTTTCCCGTTGGGATACAAAAACTCCCTGGGCTCCAGATACTCCACGTTACAGACTGCTTGAGACTGACACATCTGCCTAAAGAGCTCAAAGACCTCCGTAACCTTCGTCAACTGAAGGTCAAGTGCTGTCCGAATTTAGAACATTGGTGTAAAAAATATGCTGAGGACGATCAGCAACTAGCAATGTCACACATCCCTAATATCTGGATCGGTAACCGAGAGATCAAGCGAGATGGGCAAGATATCGCTGGACATGCAAG ACCTTTTGCGGTGGTTtga